A genomic stretch from Dyella sp. M7H15-1 includes:
- the rnc gene encoding ribonuclease III, whose protein sequence is MELAYHFRDAALAALALTHRSAGKPNNERMEFLGDALLGAIVAEMLYETHPAASEGEMSRLRAQLVNGQALAEVARELELGDRLKLGSGELKSGGFRRDSILADAFEALVAAVYLDGGFDACRATVRTLFADRMMALPRSSKDAKTRLQEWLQAQGRPLPHYELVGTEGEDHARIFEVNCVVIEPAAMTAAGRGSSRRLAEQDAAETILSRLLEAQEE, encoded by the coding sequence GTGGAACTGGCTTATCACTTTCGCGATGCCGCGCTTGCCGCGCTTGCCTTGACACATCGTAGCGCAGGTAAGCCCAATAACGAGCGCATGGAGTTTCTTGGCGACGCCCTACTTGGTGCCATCGTTGCCGAGATGTTGTATGAGACCCACCCGGCGGCTAGTGAAGGCGAGATGTCGCGCCTTCGCGCGCAACTGGTCAATGGCCAGGCGTTGGCAGAGGTAGCGCGTGAGCTGGAGCTTGGCGACCGCCTCAAGCTCGGCTCCGGTGAACTGAAGAGTGGCGGTTTCCGGCGCGATTCAATTCTCGCCGATGCCTTCGAAGCGCTGGTGGCCGCGGTTTATCTCGACGGCGGGTTCGACGCCTGCCGCGCAACGGTAAGAACCTTGTTTGCCGACCGCATGATGGCCCTGCCGCGCTCTTCCAAGGACGCCAAGACACGCCTGCAGGAGTGGTTGCAGGCACAAGGCAGGCCGCTGCCGCACTACGAGCTGGTGGGGACCGAGGGCGAGGATCACGCCCGTATCTTCGAAGTGAACTGTGTGGTGATCGAACCGGCCGCTATGACGGCAGCGGGGCGCGGCAGCAGCCGGCGCCTTGCCGAACAGGATGCCGCCGAAACGATATTGAGCCGGTTGCTGGAAGCCCAGGAAGAATAG
- the era gene encoding GTPase Era, translating to MNDERDDDIAENELPHPDFRCGFVALVGRPNVGKSTLLNALIGFRLSIVSPRPQTTRHRILGIATHEAGQTLYVDTPGLHRGAKRAMNRSLNRAVRSVISEVELAAQVIEAGRWTDEDQALYEALAEQKIPRLLVINKVDLSKDKAALLPFVAELCEKHGFEAVHYVSALKRKGLDTLTRDILSRLPVRAPIFGEDEVTDRSERFLAAEMVREQLMLRLDQELPYATTVEIEQFKDRSDGVAEIHAVIWVERDGQKAIVIGQGGAQLKAIGTAARRHMERMFDRKVFLRLWVKVREGWVDDEAMLKQFGYTD from the coding sequence ATGAACGACGAACGCGACGACGACATCGCCGAGAACGAGTTGCCCCATCCGGATTTTCGTTGTGGGTTCGTGGCACTGGTCGGTCGCCCGAACGTTGGCAAATCGACCCTGCTCAACGCGCTGATCGGCTTCCGTTTGTCGATTGTCAGCCCGCGGCCGCAGACCACGCGCCATCGCATCCTGGGCATTGCAACCCATGAGGCCGGTCAGACTCTCTATGTCGATACGCCAGGTTTGCATCGTGGCGCAAAGCGTGCCATGAACCGTAGCCTCAATCGCGCCGTGCGCTCGGTCATCAGTGAGGTGGAACTCGCGGCACAGGTGATCGAAGCCGGTCGTTGGACCGACGAGGACCAGGCGCTCTATGAAGCCCTGGCCGAACAGAAAATTCCCCGCTTGCTGGTGATCAACAAGGTCGATCTCAGCAAGGACAAGGCGGCCTTGCTGCCTTTTGTTGCCGAGCTGTGCGAAAAGCATGGCTTCGAGGCCGTGCATTACGTCAGCGCACTCAAGCGCAAGGGGCTAGATACGCTCACGCGCGACATCCTCAGCCGCTTGCCGGTACGTGCGCCCATCTTCGGCGAAGATGAAGTTACCGATCGCAGCGAACGTTTCCTTGCGGCGGAAATGGTGCGCGAACAGTTGATGCTGCGGCTTGATCAGGAGCTGCCTTATGCCACCACCGTCGAGATCGAGCAGTTCAAGGATCGTTCGGATGGTGTGGCAGAAATCCATGCTGTGATCTGGGTGGAGCGTGATGGCCAGAAAGCCATCGTCATCGGCCAGGGCGGTGCGCAGTTGAAAGCCATCGGCACGGCGGCGCGTCGCCATATGGAGCGCATGTTCGATCGCAAGGTGTTCCTGCGGCTGTGGGTGAAGGTGCGCGAGGGTTGGGTGGATGACGAAGCCATGCTCAAACAGTTCGGCTATACCGACTGA
- the recO gene encoding DNA repair protein RecO — protein MLIEQQPAFVLHSRPYRETSLLLECLTRDHGRIGVVARGVRSQRGRLQRSQLEPFQPLLLDLQVRGELATLRAAEPAGAPRRLPGDAGLAGLYINELVVRLTERQDPHPSLYAAYAQTLARMSEGPSLAWQLRRFERDLLAALGYALQLEEEADSGEPLQADALYTYRPEHGPIRCRVTDHGALRGCDLISLQEDRMPDAQGLHALRSMMRELIRFHLGGVELRAWRVLRGALTRR, from the coding sequence ATGCTTATCGAACAACAACCCGCCTTCGTGCTGCACTCCCGCCCTTATCGGGAAACATCGTTGCTACTGGAATGCCTAACCCGCGATCATGGTCGCATCGGTGTTGTGGCGCGCGGCGTGCGCAGTCAGCGGGGGCGTTTGCAGCGGTCGCAACTGGAGCCTTTTCAGCCCTTGTTGCTGGATTTGCAGGTGCGTGGCGAGCTGGCGACGCTGCGCGCGGCGGAACCCGCCGGAGCGCCACGGCGCTTGCCAGGTGATGCAGGGTTGGCTGGCTTGTACATCAACGAACTGGTGGTGCGCCTGACCGAGCGGCAGGATCCGCATCCGTCGCTTTACGCGGCGTATGCGCAAACGCTGGCCCGGATGAGCGAGGGACCCTCGCTGGCTTGGCAGTTGCGTCGTTTCGAGCGCGACCTGCTTGCAGCGCTCGGTTATGCCCTGCAGCTCGAAGAAGAGGCTGATAGTGGTGAACCGCTGCAGGCCGATGCCCTGTACACGTATCGGCCAGAGCACGGCCCGATACGCTGTCGCGTCACCGATCATGGTGCCCTGCGTGGCTGTGACCTGATATCACTGCAGGAAGACCGCATGCCCGATGCACAGGGACTGCACGCCTTGCGCAGCATGATGCGAGAGCTGATCCGGTTTCATCTTGGCGGGGTGGAACTGCGCGCATGGCGTGTTCTACGCGGTGCCCTCACCCGGCGTTGA
- a CDS encoding DUF748 domain-containing protein, with protein MSLQDVQARFVPGSNPHTVAVSLHASKADVPAFGWKHVGLTLSGNLHRDVQMRWIFDGTVQLTGAPGGALGNATVNLMVDASANTLSVNADQGGTHIGTAFPLDQTTHAQVHLKNLPAGWLQGILATVWPGHITGGKLDAELALDVRDEGYQSSGDVTVSDLKYLTPAGSPSGVGVAGHARFALDATRRPTQLSLNGALHGGMLQFGPVFAKLPAHDVVIDLGADMEKGGLSVSHMHLDDADALQLDGALAIDAKGNLQKVRLDHFQARFPAAYDRYGQPWLDSAVAPNLHIAGQVDGHIDYARESWRSFAFHSDGLDLADSGGQLQATGLRGDLDWSADDERSVTHLGWNQLKMRQFAIGAGQSHWRSRNGMLSLQSPLEIPILKGQVHVTALEWRPAAPKAERWNLTANLSGVDMPTLNQSVGWTPFAGTLDGSISSIQWVDGHYALQGELTINAFDGTAVIRHLSVQQPFDSSPVLAGDISLYQLDLAPLADTFNFGAMTGRLDGSIDGLQLAGGNPVTFKASLLAQNGGRISLRAANNLSVVTGGAPASGFQGAVMKLFKTLSYKRMGIHGSLQNGVCTFGGLNGDNTGYTIVEGTGLPYLHVVGEQTRIEWPVFLRRLKAASQGSVAER; from the coding sequence GTGAGCCTGCAGGATGTGCAGGCTCGGTTTGTTCCCGGCTCCAACCCCCATACCGTGGCAGTAAGCCTGCATGCGAGCAAGGCCGACGTCCCGGCTTTTGGCTGGAAGCATGTCGGACTCACATTGAGCGGCAACCTGCACCGCGATGTCCAGATGCGCTGGATATTCGACGGTACGGTGCAACTCACGGGGGCGCCAGGCGGCGCGTTGGGCAACGCCACCGTCAACCTGATGGTAGATGCCTCGGCCAATACGCTCTCGGTGAATGCCGATCAGGGCGGCACGCATATCGGTACAGCTTTCCCGTTGGACCAGACCACCCACGCCCAGGTCCACCTGAAAAACCTTCCTGCAGGTTGGTTGCAAGGGATATTGGCGACGGTGTGGCCAGGGCACATCACGGGTGGAAAGCTGGATGCGGAGCTTGCTCTGGATGTGCGTGACGAAGGCTATCAGTCATCCGGGGATGTCACGGTTTCCGATCTGAAGTACCTGACTCCGGCAGGCAGTCCGTCAGGGGTGGGGGTAGCAGGACATGCGCGCTTTGCACTCGATGCCACCCGCCGCCCTACGCAGTTGTCGCTGAATGGTGCACTGCATGGTGGCATGTTGCAGTTTGGCCCCGTGTTCGCAAAGCTGCCCGCTCATGATGTCGTGATTGATTTAGGCGCGGATATGGAGAAGGGCGGCTTGTCCGTCAGCCATATGCATCTGGACGACGCCGATGCGCTACAGCTAGATGGCGCGCTTGCCATCGACGCCAAAGGGAACTTGCAAAAGGTGAGGCTGGATCATTTCCAGGCACGTTTCCCCGCTGCGTATGACCGCTACGGCCAACCGTGGCTGGATAGCGCCGTAGCCCCCAACCTGCATATCGCCGGGCAGGTCGATGGCCATATCGACTATGCACGCGAGAGCTGGCGCAGTTTCGCTTTCCATTCCGATGGACTGGATCTCGCAGACAGCGGCGGACAATTGCAAGCCACCGGCTTGCGCGGTGACCTGGACTGGTCGGCGGACGATGAAAGGTCGGTCACCCATCTCGGTTGGAACCAGCTCAAAATGCGCCAGTTCGCCATCGGCGCGGGGCAATCGCATTGGCGCAGCCGCAACGGCATGTTGAGTCTTCAGTCGCCGCTTGAGATACCTATCCTGAAGGGGCAGGTGCATGTCACGGCACTCGAATGGCGACCCGCTGCCCCCAAAGCCGAACGCTGGAATCTCACGGCGAATCTATCGGGCGTAGACATGCCTACGCTCAACCAGAGCGTAGGGTGGACGCCATTCGCTGGCACGTTGGATGGCAGCATTTCCTCCATCCAGTGGGTGGATGGGCATTACGCCCTGCAGGGCGAATTGACGATCAATGCCTTCGATGGCACGGCGGTCATCCGGCATCTATCCGTGCAGCAACCTTTCGACAGCAGTCCGGTGCTGGCGGGCGACATCAGCTTGTATCAACTGGACCTGGCTCCACTGGCCGACACCTTCAACTTCGGCGCCATGACCGGGCGGCTGGATGGATCGATCGACGGTCTGCAACTGGCCGGCGGCAACCCGGTCACCTTTAAGGCATCCTTACTGGCGCAGAACGGCGGGCGTATTAGCTTGCGTGCGGCCAACAACCTGTCCGTCGTCACTGGCGGGGCTCCTGCAAGTGGTTTCCAGGGCGCCGTGATGAAACTGTTCAAGACGCTCAGTTATAAGCGCATGGGCATCCACGGCAGCCTGCAGAATGGCGTCTGCACCTTCGGCGGCCTGAATGGCGACAACACCGGCTACACCATCGTCGAAGGCACGGGTTTGCCCTATCTGCATGTGGTCGGCGAGCAGACTCGGATCGAATGGCCAGTGTTTTTGCGCCGCCTGAAGGCGGCTAGCCAAGGCAGCGTAGCCGAGCGCTGA
- the rlmD gene encoding 23S rRNA (uracil(1939)-C(5))-methyltransferase RlmD: MNEFEAPITDLSHDGRGVARVDGKTVFVSGALLGEQVRMKVRKRHRHFDEAETIKVLTPSPHRVEPRCRHFGQCGGCSLQHLDATAQIEAKQRVLVDNFARIGKVEPENWLSPLTDEAWGYRRKGRLSVRAVAKKGRVLVGFREESNPRFVADITHCDVVHPAIGPKIGLLGELVGSMDAAADIAQIEFAAGDDTVALVFRHLKPLSEGDRAKLVAFAQEHRFAIYLQPGGISSVHPLWPEHPRLAFRIPADDGAEEVELEFQPLDFVQVNAGMNRRMMARTLELLDLQPQDRVLDLFCGLGNFTLPLARRVAEVTGVEGEHGLVGRAAENAARNGIANAHFHVANLFEDQRGTDWARKPWDKLLLDPPRAGADKVLEYLPHKQTGRIVYVSCHPASLARDAGILVNQHGMRLVSAGVMDMFPHTAHVESIALFERK; this comes from the coding sequence ATGAACGAGTTTGAAGCCCCTATCACCGACTTGAGTCACGATGGCCGAGGTGTGGCCCGGGTCGACGGCAAGACCGTGTTCGTCAGTGGCGCGCTGCTGGGTGAGCAGGTACGCATGAAAGTCCGCAAGCGTCACCGCCATTTCGACGAGGCGGAAACGATCAAAGTGCTTACTCCCTCGCCGCACCGGGTCGAGCCGCGTTGCCGTCACTTCGGCCAATGCGGCGGTTGCTCGCTGCAGCATCTGGATGCTACCGCGCAAATCGAAGCTAAGCAGCGCGTGCTGGTCGACAACTTTGCCCGCATCGGCAAGGTGGAACCAGAAAACTGGCTGTCGCCGCTTACCGATGAAGCTTGGGGGTATCGCCGCAAAGGCCGCCTGTCGGTACGTGCCGTGGCGAAGAAAGGACGCGTGTTGGTCGGCTTTCGCGAGGAAAGCAATCCGCGCTTCGTCGCCGACATCACACACTGCGATGTCGTGCATCCTGCCATCGGCCCCAAGATTGGCCTGTTGGGCGAACTGGTGGGTAGCATGGATGCTGCCGCCGATATTGCGCAGATCGAATTTGCCGCCGGCGACGACACCGTTGCGTTGGTGTTCCGTCACCTCAAGCCGTTAAGCGAAGGCGATCGCGCCAAGCTGGTCGCGTTTGCGCAAGAACACCGTTTCGCCATCTATCTGCAGCCCGGCGGCATCAGCAGTGTGCATCCGCTTTGGCCTGAACACCCGCGGCTTGCGTTCCGCATTCCGGCAGACGATGGCGCGGAAGAGGTCGAACTTGAATTCCAGCCGCTTGATTTCGTGCAAGTCAACGCTGGCATGAATCGCCGCATGATGGCGCGCACGCTGGAGTTGCTCGACCTGCAGCCGCAAGACCGTGTGCTGGATCTGTTTTGCGGCTTGGGCAACTTTACCTTGCCGCTGGCACGACGCGTTGCCGAAGTCACCGGCGTGGAAGGCGAGCATGGACTGGTAGGGCGTGCCGCGGAAAACGCCGCACGCAATGGTATTGCCAATGCGCATTTTCACGTCGCCAATCTGTTCGAGGATCAGCGTGGCACCGACTGGGCGCGCAAGCCCTGGGACAAGCTGCTGCTCGATCCACCGCGTGCCGGCGCGGACAAAGTGCTGGAGTACCTGCCGCACAAGCAGACCGGACGCATCGTCTACGTATCCTGCCACCCTGCATCGCTGGCGCGTGACGCGGGCATTCTGGTCAACCAGCATGGCATGCGGTTGGTTTCGGCGGGCGTGATGGACATGTTCCCGCATACGGCACATGTCGAATCCATTGCGCTCTTCGAACGCAAGTAA
- a CDS encoding CYTH domain-containing protein translates to MGIEIERKFLLANDDWRAAVAQSKHIAQGYLIDVRALRDGAARASVRVRISGEQAWLNIKSVQRGIARIEYELPLPLTDAQSMLETLCDGVLEKTRHHVKIDGWLFEIDEFRGDNRGLLVAEVELPAMDASFPHPAWLGREVSNLERYYNVNLVEHPFAAWSADERDATDAPSVYGEHV, encoded by the coding sequence ATGGGTATCGAAATCGAACGCAAGTTTCTGCTCGCCAACGATGACTGGCGAGCAGCCGTCGCGCAGAGCAAGCATATCGCCCAGGGTTATCTGATTGACGTGCGTGCCTTGCGCGATGGCGCTGCTCGTGCTTCGGTGCGGGTGCGCATCAGCGGTGAGCAGGCATGGCTCAATATCAAATCGGTGCAACGGGGCATCGCCCGCATCGAATACGAGTTGCCTCTGCCATTGACCGACGCACAGTCCATGCTTGAAACCCTATGCGACGGTGTGCTGGAAAAGACCCGTCATCATGTGAAAATCGACGGCTGGCTGTTCGAGATCGATGAATTCCGCGGCGACAACCGCGGTCTGTTGGTGGCGGAAGTGGAGTTGCCCGCCATGGATGCCAGCTTCCCTCATCCGGCCTGGCTCGGACGTGAGGTCAGCAACCTCGAGCGTTATTACAACGTCAACCTGGTCGAACATCCGTTTGCCGCCTGGAGCGCCGACGAGCGCGACGCGACCGATGCACCCTCTGTCTACGGAGAGCATGTCTGA
- the nagZ gene encoding beta-N-acetylhexosaminidase — MLLIGIGGTELQPSERAWLTAPGVAGVIFFSRNYASRDQLLALVESIRAVVGEGFLLAVDQEGGPVQRFRDGFTRLPALAKIGEVYDRDPEEAIRLAEEHAWVMSSELRASGIDFSFAPVADLARGNAAIGTRAFHADPAVAGELIHAYVRGMHLGGMAAVLKHFPGHGSVAVDTHEAQAMDQRSLEDIRQNDLRPFVEAFCAHAEAVMMAHVVYPAVDDQPAGYSRRWIQDVLRKGLGFQGAVIGDDISMAAAGIAGGVKERVHAHLVAGCDLVLACFPEVVDEAIAAMPSPSKVSMQRIAVLRGAIGATWAGLLDNPQRDRFVARVTALDC; from the coding sequence ATGTTGTTGATCGGCATCGGCGGTACCGAGCTGCAGCCGAGCGAACGTGCATGGCTTACCGCACCGGGTGTGGCGGGGGTGATTTTTTTCTCGCGCAATTACGCCAGCCGCGATCAGTTGCTCGCGCTGGTAGAGTCGATCCGTGCGGTAGTGGGTGAGGGTTTCCTGCTGGCCGTTGATCAGGAAGGTGGCCCGGTACAACGTTTCCGTGACGGGTTCACCCGCTTGCCGGCGTTGGCGAAAATCGGCGAGGTATACGATCGCGATCCTGAGGAAGCAATACGTCTGGCCGAGGAGCACGCCTGGGTCATGTCCAGCGAACTGCGCGCCAGTGGTATCGATTTCAGTTTTGCGCCGGTCGCCGATCTGGCGCGTGGCAATGCAGCCATCGGCACGCGTGCGTTCCACGCCGATCCGGCGGTGGCTGGCGAGTTGATCCATGCCTATGTGCGCGGCATGCATCTGGGTGGCATGGCGGCAGTGCTCAAGCACTTCCCGGGACATGGCTCGGTAGCGGTGGATACACACGAGGCCCAGGCCATGGATCAGCGCTCGCTGGAAGACATCCGCCAGAACGATCTGCGCCCCTTCGTCGAAGCTTTCTGCGCCCATGCCGAAGCAGTGATGATGGCGCACGTGGTCTATCCCGCCGTTGACGACCAACCGGCGGGTTATTCCCGACGCTGGATCCAGGACGTCCTGCGCAAGGGACTGGGTTTCCAGGGCGCCGTCATCGGTGATGACATCAGCATGGCCGCCGCTGGCATAGCCGGTGGCGTCAAAGAGCGCGTGCACGCGCACCTGGTGGCCGGCTGCGACCTGGTGCTGGCCTGCTTCCCCGAGGTGGTCGATGAGGCGATTGCCGCCATGCCGTCACCTTCCAAAGTCAGCATGCAACGTATTGCCGTCTTGCGCGGCGCCATCGGCGCTACCTGGGCTGGCCTGCTCGACAATCCGCAACGCGACCGTTTCGTTGCTCGTGTCACTGCACTCGACTGCTAA
- a CDS encoding hypoxanthine-guanine phosphoribosyltransferase — translation MNPSLSTQAPPTLTNALLRSDVLFEKEGLDTLIADMGRAIDLALDGERAVFLTVMNGALIFGGQLALAIRTDLEFDYVHATRYRGATAGKDLHWLREPVVSLEGRTVLLVDDILDEGHTLKAVRDDCLRRGAKRVLVATLCRKLHDRCVEGIQSDFNGVDLPDRYVFGYGMDYYEQGRNLPAIYALKE, via the coding sequence ATGAATCCGTCCCTATCAACCCAGGCTCCGCCCACATTGACCAATGCACTGCTTCGCTCCGACGTGCTGTTCGAGAAGGAAGGGCTGGACACCCTGATCGCCGACATGGGGCGTGCCATTGACCTTGCTCTCGATGGCGAGCGCGCTGTGTTCCTCACTGTCATGAATGGCGCGCTGATATTTGGCGGACAACTCGCGTTGGCGATACGCACCGACCTGGAATTCGACTACGTGCACGCCACCCGTTATCGCGGTGCAACGGCAGGCAAGGATCTGCATTGGTTGCGCGAACCGGTCGTGTCGCTGGAGGGGCGCACGGTATTGCTGGTCGATGACATCCTTGACGAAGGCCACACCCTCAAGGCTGTGCGCGACGATTGCCTGCGCCGCGGCGCGAAGCGAGTGCTGGTCGCCACGTTGTGCCGCAAGTTGCATGATCGCTGTGTCGAAGGTATCCAGAGCGATTTCAATGGCGTCGATCTGCCTGATCGCTATGTCTTCGGTTATGGCATGGACTATTACGAGCAAGGTCGTAATCTGCCGGCCATCTACGCGTTGAAAGAATAG
- a CDS encoding S-methyl-5'-thioinosine phosphorylase: MTSSIDLAVIGGSGLYNFPGLENTTRQSVDTPYGPASGDVVMGNFAGCRMAFLARHGESHTLPPHRVNYRANLWALHYLGARRVIGVNAVGGIRDDMGPRLIVVPDQIIDYTHGRYTSFCDVEGAEVKYIDFSEPYTASLRTALLAAAHEAGIAVIDGGCYGATQGPRLETRAEIACMKRDGCDLVGMTGMPEATLARELELEYACLALVANFAAGCGDEAEISIEEIFAHLAAATAAVPPILAELLKS, encoded by the coding sequence ATGACTTCATCGATCGATCTTGCCGTTATCGGCGGCAGCGGCCTCTACAACTTCCCGGGCCTGGAAAACACCACGCGGCAAAGTGTCGACACGCCCTATGGTCCGGCTTCTGGCGACGTGGTGATGGGTAACTTCGCCGGTTGCCGCATGGCCTTCCTTGCCCGTCACGGTGAAAGCCACACCCTACCGCCGCACCGCGTGAACTACCGCGCCAACCTTTGGGCACTACATTATCTAGGTGCGCGCCGGGTGATTGGCGTGAATGCAGTAGGCGGCATTCGTGACGACATGGGACCGCGCTTGATCGTCGTACCGGATCAGATCATCGACTACACACACGGGCGCTACACAAGTTTTTGCGATGTGGAAGGCGCCGAGGTCAAATACATCGACTTCAGTGAGCCGTATACTGCCTCCCTGCGTACCGCCTTGCTTGCTGCAGCGCATGAAGCAGGCATTGCCGTGATCGATGGCGGTTGCTATGGCGCCACCCAGGGACCACGCCTGGAAACTCGTGCCGAGATTGCCTGTATGAAGCGCGATGGCTGCGATCTGGTCGGCATGACCGGCATGCCGGAGGCGACGCTGGCACGCGAATTGGAGCTGGAATATGCCTGTCTTGCACTGGTTGCCAATTTCGCTGCTGGTTGCGGTGACGAGGCGGAAATCAGCATCGAGGAAATCTTTGCCCACCTCGCTGCCGCCACGGCTGCCGTACCTCCAATCCTTGCCGAATTGCTCAAAAGCTAA